Proteins encoded together in one Callospermophilus lateralis isolate mCalLat2 unplaced genomic scaffold, mCalLat2.hap1 Scaffold_63, whole genome shotgun sequence window:
- the LOC143389546 gene encoding mitogen-activated protein kinase 1-like, with product MVCSAYDNINKVRVAIKKISPFEHQTYCQRTLREIKILLRFRHENIIGINDIIRAPTIEQMKDVYIVQDLMETDLYKLLKTQHLSNDHICYFLYQILRGLKYIHSANVLHRDLKPSNLLLNTTCDLKICDFGLARVADPDHDHTGFLTEYVATRWYRAPEIMLNSKGYTKSIDIWSVGCILAEMLSNRPIFPGKHYLDQLNHILGILGSPSQEDLNCIINLKARNYLLSLPHKNKVPWNRLFPNADSKALDLLDKMLTFNPHKRIEVEQALAHPYLEQYYDPSDEPIAEAPFKFDMELDDLPKEKLKELIFEETARFQPGYRS from the exons ATGGTGTG CTCTGCCTATGATAATATCAACAAAGTTCGAGTAGCTATCAAGAAAATCAGTCCTTTTGAGCACCAGACCTACTGCCAGAGAACCCTGAGGGAGATAAAAATCTTACTGCGCTTCAGACATGAGAACATCATTGGCATCAATGATATTATTCGAGCACCAACCATTGAGCAGATGAAAGATGTATATATAGTACAGGACCTCATGGAAACAGATCTTTACAAGCTCTTGAAGACACAACACCTCAGCAACGACCATATCTGCTATTTTCTTTACCAGATCCTCAGAGGATTAAAATATATCCATTCAGCTAATGTTTTGCACCGTGACCTCAAGCCTTCCAATCTGCTGCTCAACACCACTTGTGATCTCAAGATATGCGACTTTGGCTTGGCCCGTGTTGCAGATCCAGATCATGATCACACAGGATTCCTGACAGAGTATGTAGCCACACGTTGGTACAGGGCTCCAGAAATTATGTTGAATTCCAAGGGCTATACCAAGTCCATTGATATTTGGTCTGTGGGCTGCATCCTGGCAGAGATGCTGTCCAACAGGCCCATCTTTCCAGGGAAACATTATCTCGACCAGCTGAACCACATTCTGGGTATTCTTGGATCCCCATCACAGGAAGACCTGAATTgtataataaatttaaaagctAGAAACTATTTGCTTTCTCTTCCACACAAAAATAAGGTGCCATGGAACAGGCTGTTCCCCAATGCTGACTCTAAAGCTCTGGATTTACTGGACAAAATGTTGACATTCAACCCCCATAAGAGAATTGAAGTCGAGCAGGCTCTGGCCCATCCATATCTGGAGCAGTATTATGACCCAAGTGATGAGCCCATCGCTGAAGCACCATTCAAGTTTGACATGGAATTGGATGACTTACCTAAGGAAAAGCTCAAAGAACTCATTTTTGAAGAGACTGCtagatttcagccaggatatagaTCTTAA